The following is a genomic window from Flavobacteriales bacterium.
GGGCACGGCCATCTTCACCTCCACCACCTTGTTGCGGCGGTCCTCCCCGTCATGCTCCAGCCGCAGGAACACCTCGCTGCTGAGGATGCGGTCGTGGAACAGGGACAGCTTCTGCAGCCGTTCGCGGATGAAGCCGACCAGCTTGTTGTCAGCGTCGAAATGGATGGAATGCACGTTCACGTTCATGATCTGCTGAGGTCGTTTATGGGGTTTCCTGCCCCCCGCCACGCGGGTGGGCCTGCGCATGCACCTTGCGGAGCTTCTCCACCGTGTTGTGGGTGTACACCTGGGTGGCCGCCAGGTTGGCGTGGCCCAGGAGCTCCTTCACGGCGTTGAGGTCGGCCCCGTGCTCTAAAAGATGCGTGGCGTAGGTGTGCCGCAGCACGTGGGGGCTTCGTTTCGTTTGTGTGGTCACGGTGGCGAGCACGCGTTGCACGAGGCGTTGTACGCTGCGCCGCGCCAGGGGTTCCCCGGTGGGCCCCACCAGCAGGGGCGCCGCAGGGTCCGTGGTCGGCCGCTGGGAAAGATACACGCGAACGGCATCGAGCGTTCCGTCCGGCAGGGGTACGATGCGTTCCTTGTTGCGCTTGCCCAGCACACGGATGGTGCCCCGGTGCAGGTCCACCGCACCAGGCGTCAGGCCCAGCAGCTCGGCCAGGCGGATGCCCGTGCCGTAGAGCAGCTCCAGCACCAGCCGCTCCTCGGGCCGCAGCCCGGCGGCCGGACCGGCGGGGTCGAACAGGGGGGCCATGTGGCCCTCCGGCACGAAGGTGGGCAA
Proteins encoded in this region:
- the raiA gene encoding ribosome-associated translation inhibitor RaiA produces the protein MNVNVHSIHFDADNKLVGFIRERLQKLSLFHDRILSSEVFLRLEHDGEDRRNKVVEVKMAVPGRELFAKRQSKSFEEATDQVAEAIRRQLERSKTRAK
- a CDS encoding tyrosine-type recombinase/integrase; the encoded protein is MSVDRFLEHLAYEKRCSPHTLAAYRRDLRQFADHLAARGSDGLDSAQGGDVRAWIMQRLSDGAGARTVNRQLSALRAYYRFARTVGAVEGDPTALVEPPKQPKRLPTFVPEGHMAPLFDPAGPAAGLRPEERLVLELLYGTGIRLAELLGLTPGAVDLHRGTIRVLGKRNKERIVPLPDGTLDAVRVYLSQRPTTDPAAPLLVGPTGEPLARRSVQRLVQRVLATVTTQTKRSPHVLRHTYATHLLEHGADLNAVKELLGHANLAATQVYTHNTVEKLRKVHAQAHPRGGGQETP